Part of the Pelmatolapia mariae isolate MD_Pm_ZW linkage group LG3_W, Pm_UMD_F_2, whole genome shotgun sequence genome is shown below.
TGTGAGTTTAGCAGCCAAAGCAATCTTTTCTGCATGATTATGTATCGGGGTTACGCTGCTCATAATGAGAAGTACAAGTTGAGGTATATTCAGTGTAATTCAACACTGTGGATGATCAATCAACCATCATATAGCAGGACGAAAATAGTGaacattataaataataaaaatttgtaAGTTCCTACAAGAAGCCAACTGAGAGCCAAGTTATAATCTTTATCCTACCAGGGGTTTTCCATGTTGtcttatacatttttttttagtatattcaagaatttgtttttGATATTGCTTCATTTTGTtagtaatattattattatttgcttgCAATAATATGTATTAATAATGCTCTCACAAATAATGAATGGTAGAAAAAGTTACACTGGGTGCTGATGTCCTTTTGTGTTAGCGTTCAGTCTCTCAAATCAACTGAAATGGTTTTGAAATGTTGGCTGTTCCCTATTAATATATCTGAATTTGTTACTGTTGTATTAAATGTGAACATCACATTATTTGTGACCACACTGCAGCTACATAGATCATAACTTGTCCTCAGTGTGTGAATATCATTTTAGTTCCTTCCTGCATGAGGGTGGTGCTGGTTctcctgttttgtgttttctatttcgTAAGCTCTAGGTTGCAGCAGGCCATTGGATGAAGACTGAAGGCACCTCCTCTCAACTGGGAATTGACTAGACTGGTTGAGCTCCACCTTCTTACAGACTATCAAACagtgggcgtttatcaatatgcgtacttgtgcgtacttgcgttctcgtgtactcgtgatacgtcatcagtcggagaccaagtactgttccaattcgaagtacgcatcacgccgagaacgcgaaaaagtcccggatgtgttctcgatccgcccgttttatcgagcatgcatcggtgtagacttgggacagctaaatatcccagaatgcatttcgtccaaaactcaacagcggactcccggcacatcgtttccacccccccccccaaaccgctcgcggacttctcactactcaggttaaagaaactccagcagctgtctatagtatggagtgtccactagaatagaaataaaagcgttctaacatctcacctgcttgtttttattaaggtatgtacacgtatgtacatgtacactatttttattaatagaggtttcactactgaggttaaaaatgatatataagtcacttagatcacttctaaatgttaatgtttggtttatttcagtgttttatttgttcctgagtaaatcggtttggctgtgattaaagttaagcttcataacatgttactcacagttaaattaggaagggacggcagtaaaaactccggacctgtgacatcatcacgcacgcaggtgttccgactgtacaaatcacgagtccgtgctcgcgtacttgagaattgagaaacggccgacgagtccgtgctcgcgttctcggcaggtacgtactcccgtgcgttctcggcgggtacgtactcaccgagaacgcgagtacgtactcgcgtacttgggcattgataaacggccagtGTGTGCTGTCACACAGAGGGAGCAGTGCTGTGCTAACAAGTGTTGTTGTGCCTACAAGAGCCAGATTAGAACCTTTATACAtattgcaattttttttgtGCAGCAATCTGGATAACTGTAGGTGTGAAAaaccttttttcttcattttagtGAGAAAGTTAagtcatcataatttttttGTGTTACATTTGTCACATTTGTATTAGTCACATGTTGTGTTATGTACAGATTTTCCCAAGACCGAACTGAAAGGTATCATGGTTGTAACGctttatttttgtaactttaTATCCATTTAAAACACAATCAAGGGTAGTTCCCGAGCAACCTGGTTAGTGTTTATTTCTGAGCATACCTCACGGCTTTCTCCACTCAGCAGACACCATCTGATGGAGATAGATGGGCCCTGAAGTCTGTCCTACTGAGGTACCTGATCCATAGATCAAAGAGAATCACTGCCATAGTACTAAGGTCTTTATCCAGCTAATTGTTGTGCTTGTTGTACGTTGTGCTTTAAATAAATAGAATTCAAAAATTACCACAGACTCACCTGATCACCATAAAGTTTTTTTATTAAGCGGTTCTGTTAGTTATATGTACCGACAGTCATTACAAAAGGGAAAGGGATCTTTTAAACATAGCATAACATAGCTTGGTTACTGGGAGGCACTAAAGAAGTTACAGCTTGGATTGAATTATTTTAACACTAACTGCAAAAATTGCAAAtctatttgtatttgtaaagaTTTGTAAGTTCGTACAAAAAGGTGATTGAGAAAAAAATTATCATCTTTTTTATACCACAGTTTACACCTTGAAAAGAAAGATCTAGTCACAAATGTGTACCAGCCCTGGAGACCATCTTCACTTTTATGAGCAACACAGATAGGGAGCCCCCGTATTGAGTTTGTTATTGTTACTAGGTCATACTTTATATTGAGCATGTGAATATCATTATAGTTTCTCACCACATGAGGGTGGTGCTGTTgcttgtgttttgtgtcttcTATATGTAAGCTGTATGTCGCAGCAGACCATTGGATGAAGACTGAGGCCACCTCCTCTGAACTGGGGTTTGACTCAGCTGGTTGAGCTCCACCTTCTTTCAGACTGTCAAACAGACTGTTCTTTCACACAGAGAGAGCAGTGTGGTGCTTTTTCTGCCTactggggcgatcgtggctcaagagttggcagttcgtcttgtaatcggaaggttgccagttcgagccctggctccgacagtctcggtcattgtgtccttgggcaagacacttcacccgttgcctactacTGGTGGTgctcagagggcccggtggcgccagtgtccggcagcctcgcttctgtcagtgcgccccagggtggctgtggctacaatgtagcttgccatcaccagtgtgtgaatggttgGATGACTGAATgcagtgtaaagcgctttggggtccttagggactaagtaaagcgctatacaaatacaggccatttacaagAGCCAGATTAGCATCTTTTCACATATTGCAAATAATTTTACACAGCAATCCTGATAATCATAAGGGTAAGGGTAGAAATACATTCTCTCTTCATTTAGTGAGGATGTTAAGCCacctgaattttttttattgatttctttattttcttttcttctggtGATAGGATAGGTAAACCCGACCTGCCAAGAGGCCTTCACTTCCTTTGCTCTCTTTCTCACTCCCTCTTCTGTTCTCTCTttcctcctctgtgtgtgtcagtggtCACTGCTCCAAGATCCCACACCTGATTATGCTACTTTGAGTTCTCTATACATGCAATCGGAACAAGTGAACAAGTAtggactgaacaagtatggcctGTTTAGAAAAGTTGCCATTACAGATCCTCTTCTCTCTATAAAAAACACGGAAGCAAAGCCTAGGTTTGAAAACTTTAATCTTAGTAAACCACAAggcttctggaacaatgtccctCATTTACTAATATGTGCATGCAAATATTCTCACCCTGTgcaaaaatgtttgcacaccATATcactctccaaaagttgattctgttcatctggacagatgaacagaatcaacttttggagatttactttcctggatgattgagaatgcatcaagacaccaTATCACTGTTTTATCATATTTGGGCACTGGCCAACTTTGTACTTAGATTCTCACGATTGCCTAATCCTGACCACTTATGTTATGCACAATGTGTGAATTTACTGTCAGAGTATTAGTGTTAGTCTGCACCATCCAATTACCACAATCACTTGCACCATGTACTAAACAATGTAACGAACAAAGGTAATTCAGGAAGCCAGCTGTCAATCCCTGCTACACTACAGTTcagtgattgttttttttttcataagaaGAAAACGTCCCCATTTTCCCTAACCTATCatgagttatttattttaatttgtctgCTTTTACATTGTGTCAAGaccctagtttttttttttttagttctttttttagtGTAAGGGGTTTTTAAGTGTAAATTCACAAAATGATTTTGCAGTATGGATTCAAAATACCTGCCATCATCATGCTTTATGCTTAAGAAAACTgcttaaattttttattttttaaagaaatgtttttgcaCGTTGTTTCATCAGATAGAGCAGAACTACTGTTGTTTTGTGAGCTATTTTAACACTAAATGGCTTCAGTAATGATTAGGCAGAGAATGTTTGTTCAAACTgccagcattaaaaaaaaaaaaaaaacgtgttaAAGATAAACAACAATTCTTGTGAAAGACCATCAGCTTCAGTTTTGAAGAGTGTTGCTTCTGCAAAATGATACTAATACTGTCTGCGAAGTAGACACAGCACTTTTAGAATGACAGCTATTTAATTTGTTGTTTGAAGGATTGGTACCAGTAGGTTAAAGAGAGAACCCTGTTGTTGGAGCAACATAAAGAAGTGCTGCACAGACATATGCAGCACATGGAGCAACTGAGTTTGTCTGTGAATAAAGATATCACATTATGATTAATGGGCAGATCTAGAAGTTTGAATAGCTTATCAGAATGTCCTGAAGAGCAGTTAATGCTAGTTAGTCTGGTTGTCTCTATTGTGTAAGTGCTTTTTTAATGGGTCAATATACTGAATATTATAATAGTATAGAAGGAgataaaggaaaaataatattctcataaaaacacaatcgtGGAGCAGCTTGCTTGAAACATTTAATTTTGCAAAAGGTCAGCAAGATttagctcccaggcctctggttgAGGAATTAATTACACAGACAAAAGATATAAAGAGCCTTTAGGCAGTTCAACACTGGCACTTGAAATCTCCAAGGTTCAAAGCAGAAAACCTAGTTgttggctttcttttttttttttttttatcttttaaaccATTCAGACATTTAACACTCAAATATTGTGTTCTGATTTACCTCTATAATTAATTTGTAGACTGCATATAGACTGTAGATTTGTAGTGTTGGTAGTGGTGATCATTCGGCTCCCCTGAACACTAGTTTGAATAGTGGAGGGGGTCTCCCTTCACTCCAAAACCAAACATTATTCTAGAAGTTAAGATAGGGCAATGCTTTTTTCAGGCAGGCCACAAAAAAGGCGGGCCATGCTACAGTCCCAGCAGATCAGAGGACCTTAAGAAAAGTCCACATCACATTTTCTGACCAGTTTGGTCACCTTGGTCACAAACGGCTATGACCAAAGAATGCAAGATCAGAAATCAGTGGTCAGtgctttttagttttgttttttgatcagGTTGAAAGAAAGCTATTGAAAATAACCTTGGCCAGAGAAGGACTCTTATGGAACACCAAAAGGGTCTGTTCTAAACTGGGTCATTGAATTGTCAATTTCCCTCATAAGAAGAGCAACAATTTTCTACCACTTTTTCCTCAGTACCTTAAGATTAGTGAGGGTAATAGTTATTTTGCATGGTTAAAGTACCTCATGTGCAtcaaaaccccccaaacaacCACCAACCCCAACACTTTCTTGCATGTTTTTAATCAATGTCATATCCGCTGTCGCCAATGCCTGTTCTGTTCTGCATGGATCTCCTTTTCCCCCATCTGTGGCTTTCCAAATATGGACATGGAAGAACAGGTATGTCTCTGATTGATTCATACCACCAAATATAAGTTACTGCAGTTAATGCAGGACCACTGCAGTCCTgcattaattttatatttaactcAAACATTTTTAACCACACCTCATGTGCATCAGTTCCTCCAATCCAGGTTGCTTTGTATAAATGTGTAGGAGTCATTATCAGCTTCTGAATCTTATGATACTCTTTGATGTTGTGCACAAATTCAAGGTTTCCCCCGATGGATATGTAGTTTTTCTTcaatgtatataaaaaaagcTAACCAAATTTtgagtttttcattttatatgtaGACACAAGTGGctttacgcacacacacacgcacacgcacacacacaccactaaAACACAAGTGAGGCAACACACAGCCATGCTTGAGAGTTTTCTTATTGCAAAGGGAAAAACGTTTACAGATATAAGATGTGCAAAGATGAACAATACTTTTTACGTAAAAACTGCTTTTCCACAGTTGAAAATTTAGGGCTAGGGTTTAGAACTAGGGTTGGGAGTGCCACTATTCATGACAtagactttttattttgttgcaaaACTTTTATGCTAGAGACAAAAGATGAAACAGAAATTGTAAAGCCAAATgaagaatgaaaaacaaaagccacTGCACACCAAACAGTGTGTATTTTGAcagaaattttacattttcttgacACAAACAGAAGGTCGATGTTCCTTACATGCTACATCATCCCAGCACTTGGAACCTGTGGGATCCAAAAGCAGAAATCAGCAAAGTACTACAAATATCAAAACCTGAGACAATCCTTTTGACTTTTACTTGTTATCACTTAAAATAATTCACACATTTATTAAtcatgtgaaatgttgtgttcTGGTTTACCACTATGATTAATTTGCAGACAGTGCTGGTTGCGCCATAAATTATTGGGCTCTCCTCGGCACCAGTTTGAATAGCGAAAAAACGTTCCATCAGTCCATAACCAGGCATTCTCCTAGATGAGAGAAATTGTGCATAGCACCGATTTTATTCACACCAAATAGTCAAACCTACCCACTGTTTCAGCAGATAAACTAACATTAATGCAAGCCCACATCATATCCTCTTAAACATTCATTTGTTAAATCTCACAGATACATTATTAAAGCTGCTTTATCCAGTCTACTGTTTCTGCATTCTCTACATCTTCTACCTCCAGCTCAGGTGTCTTTCATCCTTTTTCTGATTTAATCTATTATCATTTCATTGTAAATACTCTCCCTTTACATATATTCATTTGGCATAGCAGGAAGGGTCTATTTCAGATTCATTCACACATAGATAAATAGAAACAGTGTAAGGCTAAACAAAATACCTCCTGTGCATCACTTCCTCCAATCCAAGTTTCTTGGTAGCCATGACTGGCAGTCACTATCAGGTGCTGAATCCCATGGTACTCTGTGATGCTGTGCACAGATGCAAGGTTGGCCCCCATGACCAAGCAGTTTCTCTTCAATGGAGATGAAAGCGGGGAGCAACATCTGGACTCAGTTACAGTAAAAGGATATGGATTAATCCATTGTGGATGACAATACAAATAGAATAAACTTACCTCTGCCTTAGCCCATGTCATGCGTCCTGGAACGTAGAAGAAGCAGCGGCCACTCAACGGAGTCCAACCACCAGGACAATCAGAGGACCTCTTGACCAGGTGACTTTTGGCTGGGCGAAATCGTGAGTTGCACACTTTTGTACACTTTTCCATGAGAGATCAACATTTCCACTCTGTAGCCTTAATTCAGACCCAGATGTGGATTTAAAGTTACCATTACAATAATAAAACTAATTGTTTAGAGAGtatgaaaaagaacaaaactgcAGACCCCTTTAGATTTGTGAAGAAGTCCAggtgaactgaagaagcctcttggatgagaggtgaattGTCTTcacaaacttaaagaagtccagttgcctTCTTTTTTCAACTTCTCTAAACTACCATGACCTCAACTGTTTTCAACTCAGCTCAGTATCTTTTAAATACAAACTgcatgtttgaatgtttgtcCGTATCAGCATTgctgcagtctgcctttacaacCACTGTAAAAAGAGGGGTCACACTTATGAGCTCACTGAAGTCAGGCATGATACAGTAATACGATGCCACCTTTGCAACCAGCCAGCTCATTAAATCTCTTCCCTTATAGATGTTCCTAAACAGATCAGCTGCAAGTGTCAACTGATTATTCCAAAATCAAAGTGTTTGCTCAACCAGAAAGTGGCAGAGTACATAGTTACAGTGCTGAGGTGTATAAAACATAAGATTTCACAACACACTGCTGATTAAATAACATTaagctaatgtttttttttgtttgtttgtttggggttttttttagagaaAACAAATACCAAGTTACatgaaacaatgaaaggttaacaagaaaaaacaaatgtgtgaaaatgtatTGTCATCAGAATGTAGGAGCTCTAAAATGTGTGTAGCAAGGGAATGATTTCCTTGTGCCAATTTAAGATAGACATTAGTTgccttcattttattttatttgtagtccatcattataaatttaaatgttcAGGAATGGTAAGGCGTTTCACTAGGCCATTCACACTGATCTCAAAGCCAAGCCAGAGAACAAATAGACTAAATAATTTATCTTGTAGTTTGcgatcacaagagttcaaattagtgatgcgcgaatcatgaacgaatcgttcaatacttgagaatcactttactgactcatgaatcatgattcacaagcccaactgactcactgactcatccctgttgctgttagcagcaatatatctagcttataattaaaattgtggagaaaaacacaacatccagtatcttaacaaaaacatttctgctctgaactggaagaaaaaaccgagtagaagctcacatcaagacaatagctcctcggttcacagtagcatcgctctgctaacatgctaacagcacatttgagctactcaccccctcctttcctgtgctgaatcgtagagccagcgagtcactcaggactcgctaaccccctccctcctgtgctgaatcgtagagccagcgagtcactcaggactcgctcaccccctccctcctgtgctgaatcgtagagccagcgagtcactcaggactcgctaaccccctccctcctgtgctgaatcatagagcgaacgaatcactcactcactcaccccctccctccgggctcacagcttcttcttcttggttggcaaccaatgttaaggcgcattaccgccccctggctcacggctcagtggacatttagatgagaaaatatatacttgacacatttaaggaaaatactaataaaataatgttccctttagaaatttttttgctcttttttgctttataaaattgttgttttcttttagaatcactcatcttagcagtaggatttacatgaaaagagaaaagaaattaagtttgagtgaaaatgtacattttttgcactctctggtcaactgactcagtgaatcaaatgactcaaaaaacccgattcactttggtgagtgactcattaaaactcgattcagtaaaaagaatcaaatttaccatcactagttCAAATGTGTAAACTTCTTTTCAGCTTGAAAGGTGAACTGCAGTAATTTACACTATTTAGTTtacacagttttttcttttttctcatgaATTTGCccttcttttgtttgttcttcTCCTTAATTTATGACACTAATCTAaatcttaaaaatgtattttttccttgacatttatttatttattcatgtatatctttctttcttcttaacCCAATAAGGTGACTTAGAAATAACATATTTTGATGTTAAATCATTCAGCCATTTGGCCACATGTAAATAGAAAACAAAGAGGACATAAATTTCAAATCATGTTATGCAACTGCAGATGATTATATAATTAGGCAAAAACTTAAGGGAcacatttttgcaaaaatgttGCAGTATGCTGACTGACCTGTTTGATTAGTTGCAGTCCCTCCTCCAGGGAGAACTGAAAAAACGGACACTTGTTGAATCTTTTGCCAGCATTTACAATAAGACTGTACTCACAATACTCACCAGCAGCATGGGTCAGAATCATcacagcacaaacaaacacacacacaggaaacatcTTCATGGTAATACAGATGATACAGCAAAGTTATAAAACTTCAGAAAGTGTGTGGCAGAGAGGATGCAGAATGACCGCTTCTTCTTTCTTAGTATCAGCCTGTAGCTACAAACTTTGAAGGGAGAACACAGATATTTTATACAGGTTCTTATCTCATCATCTATCACAACATGAGGAAGTGACACagccaaacacacaaagaaaaagcatTTTAGATAAAGCAAGATTGGAGCTTTGAATGTTTGATCCAGCTAATTATTAATCAACACTTaatatattttttgcttttttgttgttgtttgtttttgtgggatTTGTGGCATTCCCCTGCATTGTGGTgaatttttatgtatctgtcaCAGCGGGACTGAACGGATTCACGCGCAGGCTCTAGGTCTTGAAAGCACAAGAGTCTTTATTACGATACACCAGGTGATTATTTACAAAGGTGAGGGGAAAGCCGGGCTCCGGGGGTCCACACACGAACATGAAAGACGCcgaaagtcacacacacactccgtCCACTCCTCACGCTCCAATCACTCAGGTAACACAGGGGTTGGTCCAGGGAATGAGGGTCGGCAACGGTCCAGCGACGAGAAACACAGAGCTGCCATCTTATAAAGGAGCTGGAACACTCGTGATGAGCCACAGGTGCGTGATTGCGaccaggtgcgtgggccaaggGCAGGAGCCCACAggtgagctccgcccaggcagaggGAGGAGGGAAATAGGGGAAGGGAGAGAGCaggaacaaaagaaaagaatatagaaACATATGTAGCCATACTGAGCCGACTGGGTAGGCACAGGGACCCTGACAGTATCTCTTTACAC
Proteins encoded:
- the LOC134617235 gene encoding type-2 ice-structuring protein-like, whose translation is MKMFPVCVFVCAVMILTHAAVLPGGGTATNQTAKSHLVKRSSDCPGGWTPLSGRCFFYVPGRMTWAKAERNCLVMGANLASVHSITEYHGIQHLIVTASHGYQETWIGGSDAQEENAWLWTDGTFFRYSNWCRGEPNNLWRNQHCLQINHSGSKCWDDVACKEHRPSVCVKKM